CGCAGAACCCCGCCGCGGGATCGCCGCGGCGCATGCCGGCGGTGAGGGCGTCGACCGCGCGCTGCCACGCCTCGTCGCCCATGCGGGCGTGGATGCCGTGGTCCCCCATGACGATCGCGCGGCGCTCGAAGAGCGAGGCGAAGACGAGGACGCCGGTCCCCGCGGCCGTCCGGTGCAGCCCGTGCTCGTGGAAGGCGCGCAGCGCGCGGTCGCGCGTGGCGAGCGCGCGCTCCGCCCGCCCGGCCAGCAGGCGCTCCACCGGGTCCCACAGCGCCAGGAGCGCGCCCGCGAGCCCGGCGCCGAGCTGCAGGAGCACCAGCTCCGCCAGCGTGAGCGGGACGTGCAGCACGAGCACGAGCGCCGTGGCCAGCGCCGCCGCCAGGAGAGCCCCGCGGAACCGCGCCTCCGGGTAGCCGTCGGAGCGCTCCACCACCACCGGGACGATCTGGCCGGCGCTGCGCGCCTCCGCCTCGCGGACGGCCGCCTCCAC
The genomic region above belongs to Anaeromyxobacter diazotrophicus and contains:
- a CDS encoding TPM domain-containing protein encodes the protein MMERFFGEEARARVEAAVREAEARSAGQIVPVVVERSDGYPEARFRGALLAAALATALVLVLHVPLTLAELVLLQLGAGLAGALLALWDPVERLLAGRAERALATRDRALRAFHEHGLHRTAAGTGVLVFASLFERRAIVMGDHGIHARMGDEAWQRAVDALTAGMRRGDPAAGFCEAIALCGGKLAEHFPRGPDAPGNELADGLRTSRT